The Leadbettera azotonutricia ZAS-9 genome has a window encoding:
- a CDS encoding flagellar brake protein: protein MLLQNPSYFKEDDPMGAMILLIGIGTIIVIAVIAHLARRGGAGAIPVKGGSSSASPRRFNGFTLHRISTAYNLDKDQAHLLEFVFRNDAVGDPERVMRSPALLDKHFKRAYKAIERNAETEEDVQQQLVRLFSLRNTIDSAPSSSSGVSTSQIAENTAAVLSTGKDSYSVRVISSKGENMVVEIPRNALGTPVKLARATSVSVSFFTKSSKGFAFASRVVGTVDTPNGPGLQLVHTGKPKALAQRRYRRKPVASGCVFYFVYVDTAKEGRKKVNKLIVDSRRFTGTILDISIGGCSIKTSAPVQVGSRLKIDVDYSDDSMITVLGQVLRSNRSGAVGTIIHIKFLKVPRRAFNNINALVFGYDSD, encoded by the coding sequence ATGCTCTTGCAAAACCCTTCATACTTCAAAGAAGACGATCCCATGGGGGCTATGATACTCCTCATCGGAATAGGGACCATCATTGTCATTGCGGTAATAGCCCACCTGGCGAGAAGGGGGGGCGCGGGCGCCATCCCGGTAAAGGGAGGGTCTTCTTCCGCAAGCCCCCGGCGTTTCAATGGTTTTACCCTTCACCGGATTTCGACAGCCTATAATCTTGACAAGGATCAGGCCCATCTTCTGGAATTTGTTTTCCGCAATGACGCTGTAGGCGATCCTGAGCGGGTTATGAGAAGCCCTGCCCTATTGGACAAGCATTTCAAGCGGGCCTATAAAGCCATAGAGAGGAATGCGGAAACCGAGGAAGATGTCCAGCAGCAGCTGGTGCGGCTCTTTTCGCTCCGGAACACCATAGATTCGGCGCCTTCCTCAAGCAGCGGCGTTTCCACAAGCCAGATCGCGGAAAACACCGCGGCAGTGCTTTCGACAGGAAAGGACAGCTACTCTGTGCGGGTTATTTCGTCCAAGGGCGAGAACATGGTGGTGGAAATACCCAGGAATGCCCTGGGAACGCCTGTGAAGCTTGCCAGGGCGACGAGTGTCAGCGTCTCGTTCTTTACCAAATCGAGCAAGGGTTTTGCCTTCGCTTCCAGGGTCGTAGGCACTGTGGATACTCCCAATGGCCCCGGCCTCCAGCTTGTCCATACAGGCAAACCCAAGGCCCTGGCCCAGAGGCGCTACAGGCGCAAGCCGGTCGCATCAGGCTGCGTTTTCTATTTTGTGTATGTGGATACCGCCAAGGAAGGCCGCAAAAAGGTGAACAAACTCATTGTGGACTCCAGGCGTTTTACAGGCACTATACTGGATATTTCCATAGGCGGCTGTTCCATAAAAACCTCGGCCCCTGTGCAGGTAGGCTCGAGGCTCAAGATAGATGTGGATTACAGCGACGATTCCATGATCACCGTTCTGGGCCAGGTACTGAGATCCAACCGTTCCGGGGCAGTGGGGACCATCATTCATATTAAATTCCTTAAAGTACCCCGCAGGGCCTTCAACAACATAAACGCCCTGGTTTTCGGTTACGACAGTGATTGA
- a CDS encoding sugar phosphate isomerase/epimerase family protein: MKIGISSYCFSKLFKAGNFTLFDAIEYAKKIGFDAIEFTDLPALKGALQGTASGKTTADFALDVRKACEKAGLEITCYAVSADLLYGSDGDTKKEIERIKGCVDIAKILGASHLRHDACWGLKDTSKGRNWRDAIRIMAPAIREITEYAAGQGIRTMTENHGYFLQDSARMEKLVLAVDHPNYGLLVDMGNFMCADEESVKALANAMPYAFHVHAKDFLWKSGAEPQPDDSWFPTRAGNHLRGTILGHGVVSVAQCLDYIKGCNYQGTISLEFEGSEEPLEAVRRGYEFLKGHSTR, translated from the coding sequence ATGAAAATCGGTATCAGTTCCTATTGCTTCTCGAAACTTTTCAAGGCAGGAAATTTTACCCTTTTTGACGCTATTGAATATGCAAAGAAAATCGGCTTTGACGCCATAGAATTTACCGATCTCCCAGCCCTGAAGGGCGCCCTTCAGGGCACAGCCTCGGGGAAAACTACCGCTGATTTTGCCCTTGATGTGCGCAAAGCCTGCGAAAAGGCCGGTCTTGAAATCACCTGCTATGCAGTAAGCGCAGATCTGCTTTACGGTTCTGACGGGGATACGAAGAAAGAAATTGAGCGCATCAAAGGCTGCGTGGACATAGCGAAAATCCTGGGCGCTTCGCATCTCCGCCACGACGCCTGCTGGGGATTAAAGGATACTTCAAAGGGGAGAAACTGGCGGGACGCAATCAGGATCATGGCCCCGGCTATACGGGAAATTACCGAATATGCCGCCGGCCAGGGCATACGTACCATGACCGAAAACCACGGCTATTTTTTGCAGGATTCAGCGCGTATGGAAAAGCTGGTTCTGGCAGTGGATCATCCCAACTACGGACTCCTCGTGGATATGGGCAACTTCATGTGCGCCGATGAGGAGAGCGTAAAGGCTCTTGCAAATGCGATGCCCTATGCCTTCCATGTTCACGCCAAAGATTTTCTTTGGAAAAGCGGGGCAGAACCCCAGCCCGATGATTCCTGGTTCCCCACCAGGGCCGGGAACCATCTGCGGGGTACCATTCTGGGGCATGGGGTGGTGTCGGTTGCCCAGTGCCTTGATTATATCAAGGGCTGCAATTATCAGGGAACTATATCCCTTGAATTCGAAGGTTCCGAAGAGCCCCTTGAGGCGGTGCGCAGGGGGTATGAGTTTTTGAAGGGGCATAGCACCAGATAA
- a CDS encoding MATE family efflux transporter, which yields MENKMGVMPVNKLLLSMSIPMMISMLVQAMYNIVDSLFVARLGENALAAVSLAFPIQNMMIAIAVGTSVGVNAVLSRSLGEKNRDDVNRAANNGIFLAFLSYFVFLIFGLLGTRAYFAMQTDIEEIIQFGYDYLFLICTVSFGIFGQVIFERLLQSTGRTFYTMITQGVGAVFNIIFDPILIFGFFGFPAMGVRGAALATVIGQIISMGLSIYFNLKHNPDVYISFKKFRPHIVTIRRIFSVGFPSIIMMTIGSVMTYGLNVILLALSSTATAVFGIYFRLQSFIFMPVFGLNNGLVPIIAYNFGARKRERIKKAIIISVAYAVGIMILGTVVFMVFPRQLLSLFNASPSMMAIGVNALRILSTCFPVAGFCIVTGSVLQALFNSRLSMIVSICRQLVVLLPAAWILAHFGGLDLVWWSFPIAEVMSLIMSAVFLRRVYHREIKVLDEKAVYV from the coding sequence ATGGAAAATAAGATGGGCGTCATGCCGGTCAACAAGCTTCTCCTCTCCATGTCTATCCCCATGATGATCTCCATGCTGGTTCAGGCCATGTATAACATTGTGGACAGCCTTTTTGTGGCCCGCCTGGGAGAAAACGCCCTGGCTGCGGTTTCTTTGGCGTTTCCCATACAAAACATGATGATAGCCATAGCTGTAGGGACCTCGGTAGGTGTGAACGCGGTGCTTTCCCGCAGCTTGGGTGAAAAAAACCGCGATGATGTGAACAGGGCGGCCAATAACGGCATTTTCCTTGCGTTCTTAAGCTATTTTGTCTTTTTGATCTTCGGATTGCTGGGAACCAGGGCTTATTTTGCCATGCAGACAGATATCGAAGAGATAATCCAGTTCGGCTATGACTATCTTTTTCTGATCTGCACGGTTTCTTTTGGAATTTTCGGGCAGGTTATCTTTGAAAGGCTCCTTCAATCCACAGGAAGAACTTTTTATACCATGATAACCCAGGGGGTTGGGGCTGTCTTCAACATTATTTTTGACCCCATCCTCATCTTTGGCTTTTTTGGCTTCCCCGCTATGGGGGTGAGGGGAGCGGCTCTGGCCACGGTGATAGGCCAGATTATCTCCATGGGGCTTTCCATTTATTTCAATTTGAAGCATAACCCCGATGTGTATATCAGCTTTAAAAAGTTCCGCCCCCACATAGTTACCATAAGGCGGATTTTTTCGGTTGGATTTCCTTCGATTATTATGATGACCATTGGATCGGTTATGACTTACGGTCTCAATGTGATTTTGCTGGCCCTTTCGTCCACGGCAACAGCGGTTTTCGGGATTTATTTCAGGCTTCAGAGTTTTATTTTTATGCCTGTCTTTGGGCTGAATAACGGGCTTGTTCCCATAATTGCCTACAACTTCGGCGCGCGAAAAAGGGAGAGGATCAAGAAGGCCATCATTATTTCTGTTGCATACGCGGTGGGCATTATGATTTTAGGGACTGTTGTCTTCATGGTTTTCCCCAGGCAGCTTTTGTCGCTTTTTAACGCTTCGCCGAGCATGATGGCGATTGGGGTAAATGCCTTGAGGATACTCAGCACCTGCTTTCCTGTGGCGGGTTTCTGTATTGTCACGGGATCGGTGCTGCAGGCGCTGTTCAACAGCCGCCTTTCGATGATCGTTTCTATATGCAGGCAGCTTGTGGTGCTGCTTCCGGCCGCCTGGATACTGGCGCATTTTGGGGGTCTCGATCTGGTGTGGTGGTCTTTCCCCATTGCGGAAGTTATGTCCCTCATTATGTCGGCGGTCTTTCTCCGCCGGGTCTATCACAGGGAGATTAAGGTACTGGACGAGAAGGCGGTGTATGTGTGA
- the tsaE gene encoding tRNA (adenosine(37)-N6)-threonylcarbamoyltransferase complex ATPase subunit type 1 TsaE yields the protein MESSLQLDHPAIQKSSSAEETMAIGERIAPLLKRGSVLVLKGPLGAGKTCLAKGIAKALGIEEEVTSPTYTIVSEYEAHSPPLPFYHIDAYRLSGDDDFAAMGGEEYLGGDGIAVVEWGERIPNALPPQAIFVEIEIDSSSGSGESRVVTIKQGNS from the coding sequence ATGGAAAGCTCCCTGCAACTTGATCATCCTGCCATCCAAAAAAGCTCGTCCGCCGAAGAAACTATGGCTATCGGGGAAAGAATTGCCCCCCTCTTAAAACGCGGAAGCGTGCTGGTGCTTAAGGGTCCCTTGGGTGCAGGCAAAACCTGCCTTGCGAAAGGCATAGCCAAAGCCCTTGGAATAGAGGAAGAAGTGACCAGCCCCACCTATACCATAGTTTCGGAGTACGAAGCCCATTCGCCCCCCCTGCCCTTCTATCATATAGATGCCTACCGCCTTTCCGGGGATGACGATTTTGCCGCCATGGGAGGCGAAGAATACCTTGGGGGCGACGGAATCGCCGTTGTCGAATGGGGAGAGCGCATACCCAATGCCCTGCCCCCCCAGGCAATTTTTGTGGAAATTGAGATTGACAGCTCTTCAGGCAGCGGCGAAAGCCGGGTTGTCACCATAAAGCAGGGCAATTCATGA
- a CDS encoding flagellar protein FlaG codes for MQIVAASIGNVSSVAQELPQERAVRQARVDAEQRAAAIAQFESTLPGNDKGGETRRIDIKAATQDLEHISLAFNKKLKFVVDHESQEVIVKVIDSQTDKVIKVLPPEELQRLHDRIKETIGFLFDERV; via the coding sequence ATGCAAATAGTGGCAGCATCCATCGGCAATGTTAGTTCCGTTGCCCAGGAACTCCCGCAGGAAAGGGCCGTGCGCCAAGCACGGGTTGACGCGGAACAAAGAGCCGCCGCCATCGCACAATTTGAATCAACCCTGCCGGGAAATGACAAGGGCGGCGAAACACGCCGGATAGACATCAAGGCTGCAACTCAGGATCTGGAACATATCAGCCTTGCCTTTAACAAAAAACTCAAGTTCGTCGTGGATCACGAGTCCCAGGAGGTTATCGTTAAAGTTATAGACAGCCAAACCGATAAGGTGATCAAGGTGCTTCCGCCTGAAGAACTTCAGCGGCTCCATGATCGCATTAAGGAGACCATCGGCTTCCTCTTTGACGAAAGAGTCTAG
- a CDS encoding FAD-dependent oxidoreductase, producing MALALEQALAAGGSDPSAIENFQVTPAKVTGVTRTLDYDILVIGMGGSGSAAAMSAAETQKAAGRNVSVLAIDKAGKYGGTSSVTSEMMAINPPRFMAAHNNEVAKVQLGVFARPLPDTRRNKSVYVERSVLKQAWLEYTEGDAKEDLLDLMLDHSGETLDWLVNEHGFVFGLPQLGVEPSATYYVVFQYNGSFMDNKHLIIAYFDKLYDDYLKLGGKYMLETEAYELIYDQAGGKVVGAKARSVDGTEYIINAKSVVLATGGFAGNGEMTSTLLSEKYFPLQGTWNQVGMHQNDGKMIQSALNIGAGTYNIGMTPIVHIGGGRQLIHDFETTTVRVNGQDRPYALNDIPMIMAISGNVLSVSKRAERFSDESGLGFLEPWKGGPEFYSIWSQDQIDKVRSKGFDTVTVGAFISQGGVPTGYPISNIDEVINAAIAHGISCKADTLEGLARQLKIDPAKLAATVQKYNGYCNTGVDADFHKAKEFLVPLGSSGPYYAFLGAPYCYSTTGGLDVNTSLQVLRSGSTAPIPGLYASGTDCLGVLLTEKKAYVTYGGLAQGWAFTSGKLAGASAARSAN from the coding sequence GTGGCTCTTGCCCTTGAACAGGCGCTGGCTGCCGGCGGCTCGGATCCCTCGGCGATTGAAAATTTCCAGGTCACCCCTGCCAAGGTAACCGGGGTAACCCGGACCCTGGATTACGACATATTGGTAATCGGTATGGGCGGCAGCGGTTCTGCTGCGGCGATGAGTGCGGCGGAAACCCAAAAGGCGGCAGGCCGGAACGTCAGCGTCCTCGCCATCGACAAGGCGGGCAAGTATGGCGGTACCTCATCGGTGACTTCCGAGATGATGGCGATCAACCCGCCCCGGTTTATGGCAGCCCACAACAACGAGGTGGCCAAAGTGCAGCTCGGTGTGTTTGCCCGTCCCCTGCCGGACACCCGGCGGAACAAGTCAGTATATGTGGAACGGTCAGTGCTGAAGCAAGCCTGGCTTGAATACACCGAAGGAGATGCCAAGGAAGATCTCCTCGACCTGATGCTGGACCACTCCGGGGAAACCTTGGACTGGCTTGTCAATGAGCACGGGTTTGTCTTCGGCCTTCCCCAGTTGGGGGTGGAGCCCTCGGCGACTTATTACGTGGTATTCCAGTATAACGGCAGTTTTATGGACAACAAGCACCTGATCATCGCCTACTTCGACAAGCTCTACGATGATTATCTCAAGTTGGGCGGCAAATACATGCTGGAGACTGAAGCTTACGAGCTGATCTACGATCAGGCCGGGGGCAAGGTTGTCGGAGCCAAAGCCAGGAGTGTAGATGGTACCGAGTATATCATCAACGCCAAATCAGTAGTGCTGGCCACTGGTGGTTTTGCCGGTAATGGAGAAATGACCTCCACCCTGCTCAGCGAAAAGTACTTCCCCCTCCAGGGTACCTGGAACCAGGTCGGTATGCACCAGAACGACGGCAAGATGATCCAGTCTGCCCTGAATATCGGCGCGGGAACCTACAACATCGGAATGACCCCTATTGTTCACATTGGCGGCGGCCGCCAACTCATTCACGATTTCGAAACCACCACGGTGCGGGTCAATGGCCAGGATCGACCTTATGCCCTTAACGATATACCGATGATCATGGCCATCAGCGGGAATGTCCTTTCGGTGAGCAAACGGGCTGAACGGTTCAGTGATGAGTCGGGACTTGGCTTCCTCGAACCCTGGAAGGGCGGGCCTGAATTCTATTCAATCTGGTCCCAGGATCAGATCGACAAGGTGCGCTCTAAAGGCTTCGACACTGTAACCGTGGGGGCCTTTATAAGCCAGGGCGGGGTTCCTACGGGGTACCCCATCTCGAATATTGATGAGGTTATCAATGCGGCGATTGCCCACGGCATCAGCTGCAAGGCCGATACCCTGGAAGGTCTTGCCCGGCAGTTAAAAATCGATCCGGCAAAGCTCGCGGCGACGGTACAGAAGTACAATGGGTACTGCAATACCGGGGTTGACGCAGACTTCCACAAAGCCAAGGAGTTCCTCGTTCCGCTGGGCAGCAGCGGCCCTTATTATGCATTCCTTGGGGCGCCTTACTGCTACAGCACTACTGGCGGCCTGGATGTGAACACCAGCCTCCAGGTTCTCCGTTCAGGCAGTACCGCCCCAATACCTGGGCTCTATGCTTCCGGTACGGACTGCCTCGGGGTCCTGCTCACTGAGAAGAAAGCCTATGTCACTTACGGCGGTCTCGCCCAGGGCTGGGCCTTTACCTCGGGCAAACTCGCCGGAGCCAGCGCCGCCCGGAGCGCTAACTGA
- a CDS encoding flagellin → MIINHNMSALYANRELGITQGDVAKSIEKLSSGQRINRAGDDASGLAVSEKMRSQIRGLNQAERNIQNGVSFIQATEGYLQETQDILHRLRELSVQSANGIYTDEDRMQIQVEVSQLVDEINRIASHAQFNGMNLLTGSFAQESAAGRTMLLQVGANMDQSERIYIGTMTAQALGLQTPQGETGSITIATPEDANQAIGSVDAALKQVSKQRADLGAYQNRFEMAAEGVGIAAENLQAAESRIRDADMASEMVNYTKDSILSQAGNAMLAQANVRTQSVLQLLG, encoded by the coding sequence ATGATTATTAATCACAACATGAGCGCCCTGTATGCCAATCGTGAACTTGGGATAACCCAGGGAGACGTGGCAAAGAGTATTGAAAAGCTCAGCTCCGGCCAGCGGATTAACCGCGCCGGCGATGATGCTTCCGGGCTTGCGGTTTCCGAGAAAATGCGGAGCCAGATCCGGGGGCTGAATCAGGCGGAGCGCAATATTCAGAACGGCGTGTCATTCATTCAGGCTACAGAAGGGTATCTCCAGGAAACTCAGGATATCCTTCACCGCCTCCGGGAGCTGTCTGTCCAGTCTGCCAACGGTATTTATACCGACGAAGACCGCATGCAGATCCAGGTAGAAGTATCCCAGTTGGTCGATGAAATCAACCGCATTGCGAGCCATGCTCAATTCAACGGTATGAATCTTCTGACCGGGTCTTTTGCCCAGGAATCCGCTGCTGGCAGGACAATGCTGCTTCAGGTAGGCGCCAATATGGATCAGAGCGAAAGGATCTATATCGGCACCATGACCGCTCAGGCACTTGGATTACAGACCCCGCAGGGAGAGACTGGTAGCATTACCATCGCTACCCCTGAAGATGCCAACCAGGCAATTGGTTCCGTGGACGCCGCTTTAAAGCAGGTTTCCAAGCAGAGAGCCGACCTGGGCGCTTACCAGAACAGGTTTGAAATGGCAGCAGAGGGCGTGGGCATTGCAGCTGAAAATCTTCAGGCTGCCGAATCCCGAATCAGGGACGCGGACATGGCTTCGGAGATGGTCAACTACACCAAGGACTCCATACTGTCACAGGCAGGGAATGCGATGCTGGCTCAGGCCAATGTCCGGACCCAGTCAGTGCTCCAGCTTCTGGGCTAA
- the fliD gene encoding flagellar filament capping protein FliD, giving the protein MSDVYIPGVKSRFNTEKIIEDLMKVERIPKDRAEKNVDRLTTEKGYWTDVGRRMSALRDSARSLYSFQNPFNDRIVNSSDEWAITGTATREAVEQERFFTVKQIAQADRFLSTPLDDKFKVESGTYTFTVGKDEISFNFRGGSLKEFTEALNRRGQNKIQASIISVTSGSKSLLIESKVTGEENRLGFKDAAERLGEQTGMAQKSYDTRRSIMGEPMMVKAGEQASIAVSPALAPSSSLVLRLETSTALKASEPWNPPKPPPGPSIPAAGAVSYGGIVVENDASKVELPSWTPPQPPRRVDDMSVISLGFSDGTTKELPALADSASFSGRQYRLDEISGGKTIVSIDIANRNTHRDVSLRNIEVFDPSSVGGVRPLNAISQAQDAIIAMEGIEIKRSSNNIDDLLPGVTLTVRAATEKPVKLNVEPDREGVKDAIIGLVGNYNRLMAEINILTRTDDKVIEELSYLTKEEQDDYRKRLGAFQADSTLTQFRSTLQRVASVAYPTSLERDLALLTQIGVGTDIRRGGASAGYDPSRLRGYLEIDEKALDAAIATKFAGIKELFGYDTNGDLLADTGVAYSLETMTKPYVETGGFIALKTGTVDNRIDQEKRRIDTMDRQLANKEADLKVQYGQMESAYSRMEQMSGTLDRFSQQNSNNNR; this is encoded by the coding sequence ATGTCTGATGTTTATATACCGGGGGTAAAAAGCCGGTTCAATACAGAAAAAATCATCGAAGACCTGATGAAGGTCGAACGGATCCCGAAGGACAGGGCGGAAAAGAATGTAGACCGCCTTACCACCGAGAAGGGATATTGGACGGACGTGGGCCGCCGCATGAGCGCCCTGCGGGACAGCGCCAGATCCCTCTACTCTTTTCAGAACCCTTTCAATGATCGCATAGTCAACTCTTCGGACGAATGGGCCATCACGGGGACAGCCACCCGCGAAGCGGTGGAGCAGGAACGCTTTTTTACCGTAAAGCAAATAGCCCAGGCGGACCGTTTCCTTTCCACTCCCCTGGACGACAAGTTCAAGGTTGAGAGCGGAACGTATACATTCACTGTGGGCAAAGACGAAATCTCCTTCAATTTCAGGGGCGGTTCTTTAAAGGAATTCACCGAAGCATTGAACCGCCGGGGCCAGAACAAGATTCAGGCCAGCATCATATCGGTGACATCGGGATCCAAATCCCTCCTCATCGAATCCAAAGTTACAGGCGAAGAAAACCGCCTGGGCTTTAAGGACGCCGCAGAGCGCCTGGGCGAGCAGACAGGCATGGCGCAAAAATCCTACGACACCCGAAGAAGCATCATGGGGGAACCCATGATGGTAAAGGCAGGGGAACAGGCTTCCATAGCTGTGAGCCCCGCTCTTGCCCCTTCTTCGTCCCTTGTCTTGCGTCTTGAAACCTCCACTGCCCTAAAAGCATCCGAACCATGGAACCCTCCCAAGCCGCCTCCGGGGCCTTCCATTCCCGCAGCAGGCGCGGTTTCCTACGGCGGCATCGTCGTCGAGAATGATGCCTCCAAGGTGGAGCTTCCCTCATGGACGCCCCCCCAGCCGCCCAGGCGGGTAGACGATATGTCTGTCATATCCCTTGGCTTTTCCGACGGTACCACGAAAGAGCTCCCCGCACTGGCGGATTCAGCTTCCTTCAGCGGGCGCCAATACAGGCTGGACGAAATATCGGGAGGCAAGACCATTGTCTCCATCGACATAGCAAACAGGAACACCCACCGGGATGTGTCCTTGCGGAACATCGAGGTTTTCGATCCTTCCAGCGTAGGCGGCGTAAGGCCCCTCAATGCGATTTCCCAGGCCCAGGATGCCATCATCGCAATGGAAGGCATCGAAATAAAGCGTTCGTCCAACAATATCGACGATTTGCTTCCCGGGGTTACCCTCACTGTCAGGGCGGCCACCGAGAAGCCGGTAAAGCTCAACGTGGAGCCCGACCGCGAAGGGGTAAAGGACGCCATCATAGGCCTTGTGGGCAACTACAACAGGCTCATGGCCGAGATCAATATACTTACCAGGACCGATGACAAAGTCATTGAAGAACTCTCCTATCTTACCAAAGAAGAGCAGGACGATTACCGTAAGCGGCTCGGGGCTTTTCAGGCCGATTCTACCTTGACCCAGTTCAGGAGTACCCTGCAGCGGGTTGCATCGGTGGCCTACCCTACTTCCTTGGAACGGGATTTGGCCCTTTTGACCCAGATAGGGGTAGGAACGGACATACGCAGGGGCGGCGCCAGCGCGGGCTACGATCCTTCCCGGCTCAGGGGCTATCTTGAAATTGACGAGAAAGCCCTGGACGCGGCCATTGCCACAAAGTTTGCGGGCATAAAGGAGCTTTTCGGCTACGATACCAACGGCGATCTTTTGGCCGACACAGGAGTGGCCTATTCCCTCGAAACCATGACAAAACCCTACGTGGAGACCGGCGGCTTTATAGCCCTTAAGACCGGCACTGTGGACAACCGCATCGATCAGGAAAAGCGGCGCATAGACACTATGGACAGGCAGCTTGCAAACAAGGAAGCGGATCTCAAAGTGCAGTACGGCCAGATGGAAAGCGCCTACAGCCGCATGGAACAAATGTCAGGCACCCTCGACCGCTTTAGCCAGCAGAACAGCAACAACAACAGGTAA
- a CDS encoding alpha/beta hydrolase → MKAFTLDLWEGFNYPGAGEDGFRPTLDCYILKSDAPRPAVLVLPGSGYVQCSPREAEALAIRFNAEGFHAFVSWYSCTPRHHPVPLLDSARAFTIIRSHANEWKLNPDKVGIMGFSAGGHLALSASVFYDRSFAAAPGIDPAFSRPDALMLCYPVVSSGEFAHRGSFDALLGPNPGPDLLELTSLEKQVHSKMPPVFIWHTWADDAVPVENSIFLASALKKAAIPFELHIFPEGKHGLSLANTETYDGDPEFILPQAAQWFGLCINWIKKQFE, encoded by the coding sequence ATGAAAGCATTTACTTTGGATCTATGGGAAGGATTCAATTATCCGGGCGCAGGAGAGGATGGTTTCAGACCCACCCTGGACTGCTACATATTAAAAAGCGATGCCCCCCGCCCGGCCGTTCTGGTGCTTCCTGGTTCAGGGTATGTCCAGTGCTCCCCCAGGGAGGCGGAGGCCCTTGCCATACGATTCAATGCCGAAGGCTTCCACGCCTTTGTGTCCTGGTACAGCTGTACCCCGCGCCATCATCCGGTCCCCCTCCTGGATTCAGCCAGGGCTTTCACGATCATACGGAGCCATGCCAATGAATGGAAACTCAATCCCGACAAAGTGGGGATCATGGGCTTTTCTGCAGGAGGCCATCTGGCCCTTTCAGCCTCTGTTTTCTATGACCGCAGCTTTGCCGCGGCTCCGGGCATCGATCCCGCCTTTTCAAGGCCCGACGCCCTCATGCTCTGCTATCCTGTAGTAAGCTCCGGGGAGTTTGCCCACAGGGGATCTTTTGACGCCCTTCTGGGGCCAAACCCTGGGCCGGATCTCCTGGAACTTACTTCCCTGGAAAAGCAGGTGCACAGCAAAATGCCCCCTGTTTTTATCTGGCATACCTGGGCCGATGACGCGGTGCCTGTGGAAAACAGCATCTTCCTCGCTTCGGCTTTAAAGAAGGCCGCTATCCCCTTTGAGCTTCACATCTTCCCCGAGGGCAAACACGGCCTTTCCCTTGCAAACACCGAAACCTATGACGGGGATCCCGAATTCATCCTTCCCCAGGCAGCCCAGTGGTTTGGGCTCTGCATTAATTGGATAAAGAAGCAGTTCGAGTAA
- a CDS encoding flagellin, whose product MIINHNLSAMFADRSLKVTQNNLTKSMEKLSSGLRINRAGDDASGLAVSEKLRSQIRGLNQASTNASNGISFVQVSEGYLQETQDIVQRIRELSVQAANGIYSDEDRMYIQVEVSQLVDEVDRIASHAQFNGMNMLTGRFARLTGQNIATASMWFHIGANMDQREQVFIGTMTSKGLGIRNVGDESFISLETPDDANRAIGVMDAALKIINKQRADLGAYQNRLEHAVVGLDIGAENMQASESRIRDTNMANQMVEYTRDQILSQAGTAMLAQANQRTTSVLQLLQ is encoded by the coding sequence ATGATCATCAACCACAACCTGTCCGCTATGTTTGCGGATCGGTCCCTCAAGGTTACCCAAAATAACCTTACCAAGTCCATGGAGAAGCTTTCCTCAGGACTCCGTATCAACCGCGCCGGCGACGACGCTTCGGGATTGGCAGTATCGGAAAAACTCCGCAGCCAGATCCGGGGCTTGAACCAGGCATCCACCAACGCTTCAAACGGCATTTCCTTCGTTCAGGTCTCTGAAGGCTATCTCCAGGAAACCCAGGACATAGTCCAGAGGATCAGGGAGCTTTCGGTTCAGGCTGCCAACGGCATCTATTCCGACGAAGACCGCATGTACATCCAGGTTGAAGTGTCCCAGCTGGTGGACGAGGTTGACCGCATTGCCAGTCATGCCCAGTTCAACGGCATGAATATGCTCACCGGACGTTTCGCAAGATTGACCGGGCAGAATATCGCCACCGCTTCCATGTGGTTCCACATAGGCGCCAACATGGATCAGAGGGAGCAGGTATTCATCGGCACCATGACCAGCAAGGGCCTGGGAATCCGCAACGTTGGGGACGAATCCTTCATCTCCCTGGAAACCCCTGATGATGCCAACAGGGCCATCGGCGTTATGGACGCCGCCCTCAAGATCATCAACAAGCAGAGGGCCGATCTGGGCGCTTACCAGAACAGGCTTGAGCATGCGGTAGTCGGCCTTGATATAGGCGCCGAAAACATGCAGGCTTCCGAATCCAGAATCCGGGATACCAATATGGCCAACCAGATGGTTGAATATACCCGGGATCAGATTCTGTCCCAGGCGGGGACTGCCATGCTGGCCCAGGCAAACCAGCGGACCACTTCGGTATTGCAGCTTCTCCAATAA